From Macaca mulatta isolate MMU2019108-1 chromosome 3, T2T-MMU8v2.0, whole genome shotgun sequence, the proteins below share one genomic window:
- the ATP5PO gene encoding ATP synthase subunit O, mitochondrial (The RefSeq protein has 1 substitution compared to this genomic sequence): protein MAAPGVSGLSRQVRCFSTSVVRPFAKLVRPPVQVYGIEGRYATALYSAASKQNKLEQVEKELLRVAQILKEPKVAASVLNPYVKRSIKVKSLNDITAKERFSPLTTNLINLLAENGRLSNAQGVVSAFSTMMSVHRGEVPCTVTTASPLEEATLSELKTVLKSFLSQGQVLKLEAKTDPSIMGGMIVRIGEKYVDMSVRTKIQKLGRAMREAV, encoded by the exons ATGGCCGCCCCAGGAGTGTCCGGTCTCTCCCGGCAG GTGCGATGTTTCAGTACCTCTGTGGTCAGACCGTTTGCCAAGCTTGTGAGG CCTCCTGTTCAGGTATACGGTATTGAAGGTCGCTATGCCACGGCTCTTTATTCTGCTGCATCAAAACAGAATAAGTTGGAGCAAGTAGAAAAGGAGTTGTTGAGAGTAGCA CAAATCCTGAAGGAACCCAAAGTGGCTGCTTCTGTTTTGAATCCCTATGTGAAGCGTTCTATTAAAGTGAAAAGCCTAAATGACATCACAGCAAAAGAGAGGTTCTCTCCCCTCACCACCAACCTGATCA ATTTGCTTGCGGAAAATGGTCGCTTAAGCAATGCCCAGGGAGTCGTTTCTGCCTTTTCTACCATGATGAGTGTCCATCGCGGAGAGGTGCCTTGCACGGTGACCACTGCATCT CCTTTAGAAGAAGCCACACTCTCTGAATTAAAAACTGTCCTCAAGAGCTTCCTGAGTCAAGGCCAAGTATTGAaattggaggctaag ACTGATCCGTCAATCATGGGTGGAATGATTGTGCGCATTGGAGAGAAGTATGTTGACATGTCTGTCAAGACCAAGATTCAGAAGCTGGGCAGGGCTATGCGGGAGGCTGTCTAA